In the genome of Sciurus carolinensis chromosome 3, mSciCar1.2, whole genome shotgun sequence, one region contains:
- the Nbr1 gene encoding next to BRCA1 gene 1 protein isoform X3, which yields MEPQVTLNVTFKKETQSFLVSDPENTTWADVEAMVKVSFDLNTIQIKYLDEENEKVSINSQGEYEEALKMAVKQGNQLQMQVHEGHHDVDETPLPVVAEKRVAARTGRKPLAHYSSLVRVLGSDMKTPEEPAAQPFPLTPCDKDQPQDKPPDWFTSYLETFREQVVKETVEKLEQKLHEKLVLHNPPPGSCPSEVSMPISEETLFLPENQFSWHIACSNCQRRIVGVRYQCSLCPSYNICEDCEAGLYAHDSNHVLLKLRRPVVSSSEPFSQSKYSTPRLPAALEQVRLQKQVDKNFLKAEKQRLRAEKKQRKAEVKELKKQLKLHRKIHLWNSIHGLQSPKSSLGRPESLLQSNTLMLPLQPCAPVMPTLSAAFVDENLPDGTHLQPGTKFIKHWRMKNTGNVKWSADTKLKFMWGNLTLASTEKKDVLVPCLKAGHVGVVSVEFIAPTLEGTYTSHWRLSHKGQQFGPRVWCSIIVDPFPSAESPDNIERGLVSSSKADDLTCQQEVLLAKEEIPLGKVTEQTEGTGTCIVQKTKNVSSERELYIPSVDLLTAQDLLSFELLDINIVQELERVPHNTPVDSTVSAKRKAENIASVEEAEEDLSGTQFVCETVIRSLTLDAAPDHNPPCRQKSLQRTELQLHTTEEQHPVVLPGFCRKESSLKFALPEEGPLGDEREEIVMEEEEEEELKDEVQSQSSTSSEDYIIILPECFDTSRPLGDSMYSSALSQPGLERGAEGEPGVEAGQEPAEAEERLPGEENQPQEHSISDILTTSQTLETVPLIPEVVGLPPPLPRSPPCVQHGSPGMALPVTIPEVSSVPDQIRGEPRGSSGLVNSRQKSYDHSRNHHGSSIAGGLVKGALSVAASAYKALFSGPPVTAQPIVSEDQTAALMAHLFEMGFCDRQLNLRLLKKHNYNILQVVTELLQVNNNDWYSHRY from the exons ATGGAACCACAGGTTACTCtaaatgtgacttttaaaaaggaaactcaaAGCTTTCTGGTTTCGGATCCAGAAAATACAACTTGGGCTGATGTTGAAGCTATG gtaaaagtTTCATTTGACCTGAATACTATTCAAATAAAATAcctagatgaagaaaatgaaaag gtATCCATTAACAGTCAAG gAGAATATGAAGAAGCACTTAAG ATGGCAGTTAAGCAGGGAAACCAACTGCAGATGCAAGTCCATGAAGGGCATCATGATGTTGATGAAACCCCACTCCCAGTTGTAGCAGAAAAACGAGTAGCTGCCAGGACAGGGAGGAAGCCACTTGCACATTATTCTTCACTGGTGAGAGTCTTGGGATCAGACATGAAGACCCCAGAGGAGCCTGCAGCCCAG CCATTTCCACTTACTCCATGTGACAAAGACCAGCCTCAAGACAAGCCCCCAGACTGGTTCACAAGCTACCTGGAAACA TTCAGAGAGCAAGTGGTTAAAGAAACAGTTGAGAAGCTTGAACAGAAATTACATGAGAAGCTTGTCCTCCATAACCCACCTCCGGGTTCCTGTCCCTCAGAAGTCTCAATGCCTATTTCAGAGGAAACACTGTTTCTGCCAGAAAACCAGTTCAGCTGGCATATTGCTTGCAGTAACTGCCAAAGGAGGATCGTTGGTGTGCGCTACCAGTGTAG CCTCTGCCCATCTTACAACATCTGTGAAGATTGTGAAGCAGGACTATATGCCCATGATTCTAACCATGTCCTACTGAAGTTGCGGAGACCTGTTGTGAGTTCCTCTGAACCATTTTCTCAGTCAAAGTACTCTACTCCTCGTCTTCCTGCTGCTCTGGAACAAGTCAG GCTCCAGAAACAGGTTGATAAGAATTttcttaaagcagaaaagcagagATTGCGAGCTGAGAAGAAACAGCGTAAAGCAGAggttaaagaactcaaaaagcagCTTAAACTTCACAGGAAGATTCATCTTTGGAATTCCATCCATGGACTGCAGAGCCCCAAGTCCTCTTTGGGCCGACCTGAGAGCTTGCTGCAGTCTAACACCCTGAT GCTTCCTTTACAGCCCTGTGCCCCAGTTATGCCAACACTCAGTGCAGCATTTGTGGATGAGAATTTGCCTGATGGGACTCACCTTCAGCCAGGAACCAAGTTTATAAAACACTGGAGGATGAAAAACACGGGAAATGTAAAGTGGAGTGCAGAcacaaag CTCAAGTTCATGTGGGGAAACTTGACTTTGGCTTCTACAGAAAAGAAGGATGTTTTGGTTCCCTGCCTAAAGGCAGGCCATGTGGGAGTTGTGTCTGTGGAGTTCATTGCCCCAACCTTGGAGGGAACATACACTTCCCATTGGCGTCTTTCTCACAAAGGCCAGCAGTTTGGGCCTCGAGTCTGGTGCAGTATCATAGTGGATCCTTTCCCTTCTGCAGAGAGCCCTGATAACATTGAAAGGGGCCTGGTCAGCTCAAGCAAAGCTGATGATCTCACCTGCCAGCAAGAG GTTCTTCTGGCTAAAGAAGAAATTCCACTGGGTAAAGTGACTGAGCAGACAGAAGGAACAGGAACCTGCATCGTACAGAAGACAAAAAATGTTTCCAGCGAGAGAGAGCTCTACATTCCATCTGTGGACCTTCTGACTGCACAG gacctGCTGTCTTTTGAGCTGTTGGACATAAACATTGTTCAGGAGTTGGAGAGAGTACCTCACAACACACCTGTGG ATTCCACAGTATCTGCAAAGAGGAAAGCGGAGAACATTGCTTCAGTGGAGGAAGCAGAAGAAGACCTGAGTGGGACCCAGTTTGTGTGTGAGACTGTAATCCGATCCCTTACCTTGGATGCTGCCCCAGACCACAACCCACCTTGCAGACAGAAGTCCCTGCAAA GGACAGAATTACAGCTGCATACCACAGAGGAACAGCACCCAGTTGTTTTGCCTGGATTCTGCAGAAAGGAGTCTTCCT TGAAGTTTGCCTTGCCTGAAGAAGGACCACTTGGAGATGAGAGGGAGGAGATTgtcatggaggaggaggaagaggaggaactcAAAGATGAAGTTCAGAGTCAGTCCTCTACTTCCTCAGAGGATTATATCATCATCCTACCTGAGTGTTTTGATACCAGCCGCCCCCTGGGGGACTCCATGTACAGCTCTGCACTCTCACAGCCAGGCCTGGAGCGGGGGGCTGAAGGCGAGCCTGGGGTTGAGGCTGGACAGGAACCAGCAGAGGCTGAGGAGAGACTTCCTGGAGAGGAGAACCAGCCACAGGAGCACAGCATCAGTGACATCCTCACAACCTCACAGACTCTGGAAACAGTGCCCCTAATCCCAGAGGTAGTGGGCCTCCCACCACCACTGCCCAG GAGCCCTCCTTGTGTACAACATGGTTCCCCAGGAATGGCTTTACCAGTTACCATACCAGAAGTTTCTTCAGTCCCTGACCAGATCAGAGGAG AGCCCAGAGGCTCATCAGGACTTGTAAACAGCAGACAGAAGAGCTATGACCACTCAAG GAACCACCATGGGAGCAGCATTGCTGGAGGACTGGTGAAAGGGGCTTTGTCTGTTGCTGCCTCTGCGTACAAGGCCCTATTTTCTGGGCCACCAGTCACTGCACAG CCAATAGTTTCTGAAGACCAGACAGCAGCCCTGATGGCCCATCTCTTTGAAATGGGATTCTGTGACAGGCAGCTGAACCTAAGGCTGTTGAAGAAACACAATTACAACATCCTGCAGGTTGTGACAGAACTCCTTCAGGTCAACAACAATGACTGGTACAGCCACCGCTATTGA
- the Nbr1 gene encoding next to BRCA1 gene 1 protein isoform X1: MEPQVTLNVTFKKETQSFLVSDPENTTWADVEAMVKVSFDLNTIQIKYLDEENEKVSINSQGEYEEALKMAVKQGNQLQMQVHEGHHDVDETPLPVVAEKRVAARTGRKPLAHYSSLVRVLGSDMKTPEEPAAQPFPLTPCDKDQPQDKPPDWFTSYLETFREQVVKETVEKLEQKLHEKLVLHNPPPGSCPSEVSMPISEETLFLPENQFSWHIACSNCQRRIVGVRYQCSLCPSYNICEDCEAGLYAHDSNHVLLKLRRPVVSSSEPFSQSKYSTPRLPAALEQVRLQKQVDKNFLKAEKQRLRAEKKQRKAEVKELKKQLKLHRKIHLWNSIHGLQSPKSSLGRPESLLQSNTLMLPLQPCAPVMPTLSAAFVDENLPDGTHLQPGTKFIKHWRMKNTGNVKWSADTKLKFMWGNLTLASTEKKDVLVPCLKAGHVGVVSVEFIAPTLEGTYTSHWRLSHKGQQFGPRVWCSIIVDPFPSAESPDNIERGLVSSSKADDLTCQQEVLLAKEEIPLGKVTEQTEGTGTCIVQKTKNVSSERELYIPSVDLLTAQDLLSFELLDINIVQELERVPHNTPVDMTPCMSPLPHDSPLIEKPGLGQIQEESEGAGFKALPDSTVSAKRKAENIASVEEAEEDLSGTQFVCETVIRSLTLDAAPDHNPPCRQKSLQRTELQLHTTEEQHPVVLPGFCRKESSLKFALPEEGPLGDEREEIVMEEEEEEELKDEVQSQSSTSSEDYIIILPECFDTSRPLGDSMYSSALSQPGLERGAEGEPGVEAGQEPAEAEERLPGEENQPQEHSISDILTTSQTLETVPLIPEVVGLPPPLPRSPPCVQHGSPGMALPVTIPEVSSVPDQIRGEPRGSSGLVNSRQKSYDHSRNHHGSSIAGGLVKGALSVAASAYKALFSGPPVTAQPIVSEDQTAALMAHLFEMGFCDRQLNLRLLKKHNYNILQVVTELLQVNNNDWYSHRY; this comes from the exons ATGGAACCACAGGTTACTCtaaatgtgacttttaaaaaggaaactcaaAGCTTTCTGGTTTCGGATCCAGAAAATACAACTTGGGCTGATGTTGAAGCTATG gtaaaagtTTCATTTGACCTGAATACTATTCAAATAAAATAcctagatgaagaaaatgaaaag gtATCCATTAACAGTCAAG gAGAATATGAAGAAGCACTTAAG ATGGCAGTTAAGCAGGGAAACCAACTGCAGATGCAAGTCCATGAAGGGCATCATGATGTTGATGAAACCCCACTCCCAGTTGTAGCAGAAAAACGAGTAGCTGCCAGGACAGGGAGGAAGCCACTTGCACATTATTCTTCACTGGTGAGAGTCTTGGGATCAGACATGAAGACCCCAGAGGAGCCTGCAGCCCAG CCATTTCCACTTACTCCATGTGACAAAGACCAGCCTCAAGACAAGCCCCCAGACTGGTTCACAAGCTACCTGGAAACA TTCAGAGAGCAAGTGGTTAAAGAAACAGTTGAGAAGCTTGAACAGAAATTACATGAGAAGCTTGTCCTCCATAACCCACCTCCGGGTTCCTGTCCCTCAGAAGTCTCAATGCCTATTTCAGAGGAAACACTGTTTCTGCCAGAAAACCAGTTCAGCTGGCATATTGCTTGCAGTAACTGCCAAAGGAGGATCGTTGGTGTGCGCTACCAGTGTAG CCTCTGCCCATCTTACAACATCTGTGAAGATTGTGAAGCAGGACTATATGCCCATGATTCTAACCATGTCCTACTGAAGTTGCGGAGACCTGTTGTGAGTTCCTCTGAACCATTTTCTCAGTCAAAGTACTCTACTCCTCGTCTTCCTGCTGCTCTGGAACAAGTCAG GCTCCAGAAACAGGTTGATAAGAATTttcttaaagcagaaaagcagagATTGCGAGCTGAGAAGAAACAGCGTAAAGCAGAggttaaagaactcaaaaagcagCTTAAACTTCACAGGAAGATTCATCTTTGGAATTCCATCCATGGACTGCAGAGCCCCAAGTCCTCTTTGGGCCGACCTGAGAGCTTGCTGCAGTCTAACACCCTGAT GCTTCCTTTACAGCCCTGTGCCCCAGTTATGCCAACACTCAGTGCAGCATTTGTGGATGAGAATTTGCCTGATGGGACTCACCTTCAGCCAGGAACCAAGTTTATAAAACACTGGAGGATGAAAAACACGGGAAATGTAAAGTGGAGTGCAGAcacaaag CTCAAGTTCATGTGGGGAAACTTGACTTTGGCTTCTACAGAAAAGAAGGATGTTTTGGTTCCCTGCCTAAAGGCAGGCCATGTGGGAGTTGTGTCTGTGGAGTTCATTGCCCCAACCTTGGAGGGAACATACACTTCCCATTGGCGTCTTTCTCACAAAGGCCAGCAGTTTGGGCCTCGAGTCTGGTGCAGTATCATAGTGGATCCTTTCCCTTCTGCAGAGAGCCCTGATAACATTGAAAGGGGCCTGGTCAGCTCAAGCAAAGCTGATGATCTCACCTGCCAGCAAGAG GTTCTTCTGGCTAAAGAAGAAATTCCACTGGGTAAAGTGACTGAGCAGACAGAAGGAACAGGAACCTGCATCGTACAGAAGACAAAAAATGTTTCCAGCGAGAGAGAGCTCTACATTCCATCTGTGGACCTTCTGACTGCACAG gacctGCTGTCTTTTGAGCTGTTGGACATAAACATTGTTCAGGAGTTGGAGAGAGTACCTCACAACACACCTGTGG ATATGACTCCCTGCATGTCTCCTCTGCCACATGACAGTCCTTTAATAGAGAAGCCAGGCTTGGGGCAGATACAGGAAGAAAGTGAAGGGGCGGGATTTAAAGCACTTCCTG ATTCCACAGTATCTGCAAAGAGGAAAGCGGAGAACATTGCTTCAGTGGAGGAAGCAGAAGAAGACCTGAGTGGGACCCAGTTTGTGTGTGAGACTGTAATCCGATCCCTTACCTTGGATGCTGCCCCAGACCACAACCCACCTTGCAGACAGAAGTCCCTGCAAA GGACAGAATTACAGCTGCATACCACAGAGGAACAGCACCCAGTTGTTTTGCCTGGATTCTGCAGAAAGGAGTCTTCCT TGAAGTTTGCCTTGCCTGAAGAAGGACCACTTGGAGATGAGAGGGAGGAGATTgtcatggaggaggaggaagaggaggaactcAAAGATGAAGTTCAGAGTCAGTCCTCTACTTCCTCAGAGGATTATATCATCATCCTACCTGAGTGTTTTGATACCAGCCGCCCCCTGGGGGACTCCATGTACAGCTCTGCACTCTCACAGCCAGGCCTGGAGCGGGGGGCTGAAGGCGAGCCTGGGGTTGAGGCTGGACAGGAACCAGCAGAGGCTGAGGAGAGACTTCCTGGAGAGGAGAACCAGCCACAGGAGCACAGCATCAGTGACATCCTCACAACCTCACAGACTCTGGAAACAGTGCCCCTAATCCCAGAGGTAGTGGGCCTCCCACCACCACTGCCCAG GAGCCCTCCTTGTGTACAACATGGTTCCCCAGGAATGGCTTTACCAGTTACCATACCAGAAGTTTCTTCAGTCCCTGACCAGATCAGAGGAG AGCCCAGAGGCTCATCAGGACTTGTAAACAGCAGACAGAAGAGCTATGACCACTCAAG GAACCACCATGGGAGCAGCATTGCTGGAGGACTGGTGAAAGGGGCTTTGTCTGTTGCTGCCTCTGCGTACAAGGCCCTATTTTCTGGGCCACCAGTCACTGCACAG CCAATAGTTTCTGAAGACCAGACAGCAGCCCTGATGGCCCATCTCTTTGAAATGGGATTCTGTGACAGGCAGCTGAACCTAAGGCTGTTGAAGAAACACAATTACAACATCCTGCAGGTTGTGACAGAACTCCTTCAGGTCAACAACAATGACTGGTACAGCCACCGCTATTGA
- the Nbr1 gene encoding next to BRCA1 gene 1 protein isoform X2 yields MEPQVTLNVTFKKETQSFLVSDPENTTWADVEAMVKVSFDLNTIQIKYLDEENEKVSINSQGEYEEALKMAVKQGNQLQMQVHEGHHDVDETPLPVVAEKRVAARTGRKPLAHYSSLVRVLGSDMKTPEEPAAQPFPLTPCDKDQPQDKPPDWFTSYLETFREQVVKETVEKLEQKLHEKLVLHNPPPGSCPSEVSMPISEETLFLPENQFSWHIACSNCQRRIVGVRYQCSLCPSYNICEDCEAGLYAHDSNHVLLKLRRPVVSSSEPFSQSKYSTPRLPAALEQVRLQKQVDKNFLKAEKQRLRAEKKQRKAEVKELKKQLKLHRKIHLWNSIHGLQSPKSSLGRPESLLQSNTLMLPLQPCAPVMPTLSAAFVDENLPDGTHLQPGTKFIKHWRMKNTGNVKWSADTKLKFMWGNLTLASTEKKDVLVPCLKAGHVGVVSVEFIAPTLEGTYTSHWRLSHKGQQFGPRVWCSIIVDPFPSAESPDNIERGLVSSSKADDLTCQQEVLLAKEEIPLGKVTEQTEGTGTCIVQKTKNVSSERELYIPSVDLLTAQDLLSFELLDINIVQELERVPHNTPVDMTPCMSPLPHDSPLIEKPGLGQIQEESEGAGFKALPDSTVSAKRKAENIASVEEAEEDLSGTQFVCETVIRSLTLDAAPDHNPPCRQKSLQMKFALPEEGPLGDEREEIVMEEEEEEELKDEVQSQSSTSSEDYIIILPECFDTSRPLGDSMYSSALSQPGLERGAEGEPGVEAGQEPAEAEERLPGEENQPQEHSISDILTTSQTLETVPLIPEVVGLPPPLPRSPPCVQHGSPGMALPVTIPEVSSVPDQIRGEPRGSSGLVNSRQKSYDHSRNHHGSSIAGGLVKGALSVAASAYKALFSGPPVTAQPIVSEDQTAALMAHLFEMGFCDRQLNLRLLKKHNYNILQVVTELLQVNNNDWYSHRY; encoded by the exons ATGGAACCACAGGTTACTCtaaatgtgacttttaaaaaggaaactcaaAGCTTTCTGGTTTCGGATCCAGAAAATACAACTTGGGCTGATGTTGAAGCTATG gtaaaagtTTCATTTGACCTGAATACTATTCAAATAAAATAcctagatgaagaaaatgaaaag gtATCCATTAACAGTCAAG gAGAATATGAAGAAGCACTTAAG ATGGCAGTTAAGCAGGGAAACCAACTGCAGATGCAAGTCCATGAAGGGCATCATGATGTTGATGAAACCCCACTCCCAGTTGTAGCAGAAAAACGAGTAGCTGCCAGGACAGGGAGGAAGCCACTTGCACATTATTCTTCACTGGTGAGAGTCTTGGGATCAGACATGAAGACCCCAGAGGAGCCTGCAGCCCAG CCATTTCCACTTACTCCATGTGACAAAGACCAGCCTCAAGACAAGCCCCCAGACTGGTTCACAAGCTACCTGGAAACA TTCAGAGAGCAAGTGGTTAAAGAAACAGTTGAGAAGCTTGAACAGAAATTACATGAGAAGCTTGTCCTCCATAACCCACCTCCGGGTTCCTGTCCCTCAGAAGTCTCAATGCCTATTTCAGAGGAAACACTGTTTCTGCCAGAAAACCAGTTCAGCTGGCATATTGCTTGCAGTAACTGCCAAAGGAGGATCGTTGGTGTGCGCTACCAGTGTAG CCTCTGCCCATCTTACAACATCTGTGAAGATTGTGAAGCAGGACTATATGCCCATGATTCTAACCATGTCCTACTGAAGTTGCGGAGACCTGTTGTGAGTTCCTCTGAACCATTTTCTCAGTCAAAGTACTCTACTCCTCGTCTTCCTGCTGCTCTGGAACAAGTCAG GCTCCAGAAACAGGTTGATAAGAATTttcttaaagcagaaaagcagagATTGCGAGCTGAGAAGAAACAGCGTAAAGCAGAggttaaagaactcaaaaagcagCTTAAACTTCACAGGAAGATTCATCTTTGGAATTCCATCCATGGACTGCAGAGCCCCAAGTCCTCTTTGGGCCGACCTGAGAGCTTGCTGCAGTCTAACACCCTGAT GCTTCCTTTACAGCCCTGTGCCCCAGTTATGCCAACACTCAGTGCAGCATTTGTGGATGAGAATTTGCCTGATGGGACTCACCTTCAGCCAGGAACCAAGTTTATAAAACACTGGAGGATGAAAAACACGGGAAATGTAAAGTGGAGTGCAGAcacaaag CTCAAGTTCATGTGGGGAAACTTGACTTTGGCTTCTACAGAAAAGAAGGATGTTTTGGTTCCCTGCCTAAAGGCAGGCCATGTGGGAGTTGTGTCTGTGGAGTTCATTGCCCCAACCTTGGAGGGAACATACACTTCCCATTGGCGTCTTTCTCACAAAGGCCAGCAGTTTGGGCCTCGAGTCTGGTGCAGTATCATAGTGGATCCTTTCCCTTCTGCAGAGAGCCCTGATAACATTGAAAGGGGCCTGGTCAGCTCAAGCAAAGCTGATGATCTCACCTGCCAGCAAGAG GTTCTTCTGGCTAAAGAAGAAATTCCACTGGGTAAAGTGACTGAGCAGACAGAAGGAACAGGAACCTGCATCGTACAGAAGACAAAAAATGTTTCCAGCGAGAGAGAGCTCTACATTCCATCTGTGGACCTTCTGACTGCACAG gacctGCTGTCTTTTGAGCTGTTGGACATAAACATTGTTCAGGAGTTGGAGAGAGTACCTCACAACACACCTGTGG ATATGACTCCCTGCATGTCTCCTCTGCCACATGACAGTCCTTTAATAGAGAAGCCAGGCTTGGGGCAGATACAGGAAGAAAGTGAAGGGGCGGGATTTAAAGCACTTCCTG ATTCCACAGTATCTGCAAAGAGGAAAGCGGAGAACATTGCTTCAGTGGAGGAAGCAGAAGAAGACCTGAGTGGGACCCAGTTTGTGTGTGAGACTGTAATCCGATCCCTTACCTTGGATGCTGCCCCAGACCACAACCCACCTTGCAGACAGAAGTCCCTGCAAA TGAAGTTTGCCTTGCCTGAAGAAGGACCACTTGGAGATGAGAGGGAGGAGATTgtcatggaggaggaggaagaggaggaactcAAAGATGAAGTTCAGAGTCAGTCCTCTACTTCCTCAGAGGATTATATCATCATCCTACCTGAGTGTTTTGATACCAGCCGCCCCCTGGGGGACTCCATGTACAGCTCTGCACTCTCACAGCCAGGCCTGGAGCGGGGGGCTGAAGGCGAGCCTGGGGTTGAGGCTGGACAGGAACCAGCAGAGGCTGAGGAGAGACTTCCTGGAGAGGAGAACCAGCCACAGGAGCACAGCATCAGTGACATCCTCACAACCTCACAGACTCTGGAAACAGTGCCCCTAATCCCAGAGGTAGTGGGCCTCCCACCACCACTGCCCAG GAGCCCTCCTTGTGTACAACATGGTTCCCCAGGAATGGCTTTACCAGTTACCATACCAGAAGTTTCTTCAGTCCCTGACCAGATCAGAGGAG AGCCCAGAGGCTCATCAGGACTTGTAAACAGCAGACAGAAGAGCTATGACCACTCAAG GAACCACCATGGGAGCAGCATTGCTGGAGGACTGGTGAAAGGGGCTTTGTCTGTTGCTGCCTCTGCGTACAAGGCCCTATTTTCTGGGCCACCAGTCACTGCACAG CCAATAGTTTCTGAAGACCAGACAGCAGCCCTGATGGCCCATCTCTTTGAAATGGGATTCTGTGACAGGCAGCTGAACCTAAGGCTGTTGAAGAAACACAATTACAACATCCTGCAGGTTGTGACAGAACTCCTTCAGGTCAACAACAATGACTGGTACAGCCACCGCTATTGA